A genomic region of Porticoccaceae bacterium LTM1 contains the following coding sequences:
- a CDS encoding Y-family DNA polymerase encodes MLALVDCNSFYASCEQVFRPDLRGKPVVVLSNNDGCVVARSKEAKALGIPDLHAFFKIEHLLRKHNVAIFSSNYPLYGDISNQVMTTLQQFSPRLEVYSIDEMFLDLAGMPELMTYSHQIRQTVWQHVRVPVSVGIAPSKTLAKLANRAAKVLAKCNGVCVLDQPQKWEWLLRRLPTTAVWGIAKRMARRLEEINIYSAWDLASSNPKWVRQRSSVCLERTIEELNGHPCLELEELPPAKKQIYCTRSFGKSATDLHTVQEAIALYATRAAEKLRSQRHLVQTMQVFIHTSPHKPDFYSDSRIVQLPFPTDDTRLLVRHARQAVAQLFQPGHAFLKAGVGLLQLTDKRYHQFDMLTAGQSYRADRLMEVIDRINRTHGKGTAQLASQGTSKPWYMRQQFTSPGYTTRWTEVPTIKM; translated from the coding sequence ATGCTAGCCCTGGTCGACTGCAATTCGTTTTATGCCAGCTGCGAACAGGTTTTTCGCCCCGACCTGCGCGGCAAACCGGTTGTTGTGCTGTCCAACAATGATGGATGCGTGGTGGCGCGCTCCAAAGAGGCAAAAGCTTTAGGCATCCCCGACCTGCACGCCTTTTTCAAAATTGAGCACTTGCTGCGAAAACACAACGTCGCCATCTTCTCGAGCAATTACCCTCTGTACGGAGATATCTCCAACCAAGTGATGACCACCCTTCAGCAGTTCAGTCCACGACTGGAGGTGTACAGTATCGATGAGATGTTTCTGGATCTGGCTGGCATGCCGGAATTGATGACCTACAGCCACCAAATTCGGCAAACCGTATGGCAGCATGTTCGAGTACCGGTAAGCGTTGGCATTGCACCGAGCAAAACCCTGGCCAAGCTGGCCAATCGTGCCGCCAAAGTGCTTGCCAAGTGCAATGGTGTCTGCGTGCTGGACCAACCCCAAAAATGGGAGTGGTTGTTGCGCCGCCTGCCAACCACCGCGGTCTGGGGAATTGCAAAACGCATGGCCCGCCGACTGGAGGAGATTAATATCTACAGCGCCTGGGATCTCGCCAGCAGCAACCCAAAGTGGGTACGTCAGCGCAGCAGTGTCTGCTTGGAGCGAACCATCGAAGAACTTAACGGCCACCCCTGCCTGGAGCTGGAAGAGCTACCACCAGCCAAAAAGCAGATTTACTGCACTCGCTCTTTTGGCAAGTCAGCCACCGATCTACATACAGTCCAGGAAGCCATTGCCCTGTATGCCACGCGAGCCGCGGAAAAATTACGCAGCCAACGGCACCTGGTGCAAACCATGCAGGTATTCATCCACACCTCCCCCCATAAGCCGGACTTTTACAGTGACAGCCGTATCGTGCAGCTACCCTTTCCAACAGATGACACTCGCCTGTTGGTGCGCCACGCCCGTCAGGCCGTGGCACAACTGTTTCAGCCGGGACACGCTTTTTTGAAAGCCGGAGTGGGATTACTGCAACTGACCGATAAGCGCTACCACCAGTTTGACATGCTTACTGCAGGCCAGAGCTACCGCGCCGACCGGTTAATGGAAGTCATTGACCGAATCAATCGCACCCACGGAAAAGGCACCGCACAACTGGCATCTCAGGGCACCAGCAAACCCTGGTATATGCGACAACAATTTACATCTCCGGGTTACACCACTCGATGGACAGAAGTTCCCACAATTAAAATGTGA
- a CDS encoding beta-eliminating lyase-related protein: MSPKSIEQIRANCTKELKGQGAILPKEYFSQLANYTDENVTADVYGKGGALEEFEAELADLLGQEQCVFLPSGIMAQLVAMRIWSDQAQNSLIAFHPTSHLELHEEKAYQHLHNLQAIKVGEADQVMTLSDLQKMPSLPSALIMELPLREIGGQLPQWSELLEQVEYLRSKGVKVHLDGARLWECRDFYNKSYAEIAGLFDSVYVSFYKGIGAPSGAALLGSGEFIKQARVWIRRHGGNVFTSFPNYLAARKGVEEKLQRFPLYHQRAKEVAQLISSIEGVKVIPENPQINMFHIHFSGDAKVLAGRALEFAEREKIWSFAELQPTDSEGVCRFEWYVGEKALEVSDGEVERLFRYVVGDN, from the coding sequence GTGAGCCCTAAAAGTATTGAGCAAATTCGCGCCAACTGTACCAAGGAGTTGAAGGGGCAGGGGGCGATTCTTCCAAAAGAGTATTTTTCTCAGCTCGCCAATTATACCGATGAAAATGTGACTGCAGATGTTTATGGCAAAGGTGGAGCGTTGGAGGAGTTTGAGGCAGAACTTGCCGACCTGCTGGGGCAGGAGCAGTGCGTGTTTTTGCCAAGTGGAATCATGGCGCAGCTGGTGGCGATGCGCATCTGGTCGGATCAGGCCCAAAACTCATTGATTGCATTTCATCCCACATCTCATCTTGAATTGCATGAAGAGAAGGCTTACCAGCATCTTCACAATTTACAAGCCATTAAGGTTGGTGAAGCTGATCAGGTGATGACGTTATCGGATTTGCAAAAAATGCCATCGTTGCCATCAGCGTTGATTATGGAGTTACCGCTTCGGGAAATTGGCGGCCAGTTACCGCAGTGGAGTGAGTTGCTCGAGCAGGTAGAGTACCTGCGCTCGAAAGGCGTGAAAGTGCATCTCGATGGCGCCCGGCTTTGGGAGTGTCGTGATTTTTATAATAAGTCCTACGCGGAAATTGCCGGGTTGTTCGATAGTGTTTATGTCAGTTTTTATAAAGGCATCGGTGCGCCTTCTGGTGCTGCCCTGTTAGGCTCTGGCGAATTTATCAAGCAGGCCAGAGTCTGGATTCGTCGTCATGGTGGTAATGTGTTTACCAGTTTTCCAAATTACCTCGCTGCCAGGAAGGGTGTTGAAGAAAAGCTGCAACGCTTTCCGCTCTACCATCAGCGAGCTAAAGAAGTTGCTCAATTGATTTCTTCTATTGAGGGGGTGAAGGTGATTCCGGAAAACCCTCAAATCAATATGTTTCATATCCATTTTTCCGGTGATGCGAAAGTGCTTGCCGGCAGGGCGTTGGAATTTGCCGAGCGCGAAAAGATTTGGAGTTTTGCCGAGCTTCAGCCAACAGATTCTGAAGGTGTATGCCGATTTGAGTGGTATGTTGGAGAGAAAGCGCTGGAAGTGAGTGATGGGGAGGTGGAAAGGCTGTTTCGATATGTTGTTGGTGACAATTAA
- a CDS encoding glycerophosphodiester phosphodiesterase family protein, whose translation MLKDRLVAHRGYQQLYPENTLLAIEKAIEAGAHYIEIDIQFSSDGVPMIYHDATLKRVSGIHKDVNRLTAGELVQLTACEPKRFGDQFSDVKISRLSDVLPLLKKHPEVTLFVEIKEDGIYYLGRQQVLDAIHDVLHPLIGQCILISFDREFILLAHQSGWPSVGVVVESWSDLSLSSLKAIHPDYLFISHKKIPSEGLLESNSSAELVVYEIGTAEAAVEWFRRGADMVESFNIGGLLHDLSHRAL comes from the coding sequence ATGCTGAAAGACCGTCTGGTGGCTCATCGGGGCTACCAACAGCTGTACCCTGAAAATACGCTGCTCGCCATTGAGAAAGCCATTGAAGCTGGCGCACACTATATCGAAATTGATATTCAATTCAGCTCCGATGGCGTGCCGATGATCTATCACGATGCGACGTTAAAGCGAGTCAGCGGCATTCATAAAGACGTTAATCGCCTCACCGCCGGTGAATTGGTTCAGCTTACTGCCTGCGAGCCCAAGCGTTTTGGCGATCAATTTTCCGATGTCAAAATCAGCCGCCTAAGTGACGTGCTTCCACTACTGAAAAAACACCCGGAAGTCACCTTGTTTGTTGAAATCAAAGAAGATGGTATCTATTACCTTGGACGACAACAGGTGCTGGATGCCATACATGATGTACTCCACCCCCTGATCGGGCAGTGCATCCTGATCAGCTTTGACCGCGAATTTATTCTGTTGGCACATCAGTCTGGCTGGCCATCGGTTGGGGTCGTGGTAGAGTCCTGGAGTGATTTGAGCCTCTCTTCCCTTAAAGCCATTCACCCGGACTACCTTTTTATTTCCCACAAGAAAATACCCAGTGAAGGTTTACTGGAGAGTAACAGCAGCGCTGAACTTGTGGTGTATGAAATTGGCACCGCAGAGGCGGCTGTCGAATGGTTTCGACGTGGCGCAGATATGGTAGAGAGCTTTAACATTGGTGGGCTTCTCCACGACCTTTCTCATCGAGCACTATGA
- the gap gene encoding type I glyceraldehyde-3-phosphate dehydrogenase, with protein MIRIAINGYGRIGRCLLHAIYESGRDQEFNIVAINDLCEFDLLTHLTRYDSTHGHFPADVALEGNQLRVNDHRIQLLHQQDPADLPWKALEVDLVVECSGRMKSRELVDHHLQAGAPRVLVSHPLADADLTVVYGVNHHLLDGSQRIVSNASCTTNCLAPVAKVLHKGLGIECGQMTTIHAYTNDQHLLDNAHSDFYRARAAALSMIPTKTGAAAAVGLVLPELAGKLDGMAVRVPTPNVSIVDFHFTARRETSREEVNQMLRDASEGDLKGVLSFNEQPLVSVDYNHNPASSIVDAPQTRVQGRQVKVMSWYDNEWGFSNRLLDVAAAMNNRADG; from the coding sequence ATGATTCGCATTGCTATCAATGGCTATGGACGCATCGGGCGCTGCCTGCTGCACGCTATCTACGAAAGCGGCCGCGACCAGGAGTTCAATATTGTCGCTATCAACGATCTCTGTGAATTTGATCTGTTAACGCACCTCACCCGCTATGACTCTACACACGGCCATTTCCCTGCCGATGTGGCACTGGAGGGCAATCAACTTCGGGTGAACGACCACCGGATTCAGCTGTTGCATCAGCAAGATCCTGCCGACCTGCCCTGGAAAGCGCTGGAAGTGGATCTTGTCGTTGAATGCAGCGGCCGAATGAAGTCTCGCGAGCTTGTGGATCACCACCTGCAGGCTGGCGCTCCACGAGTACTGGTGAGCCACCCACTGGCCGATGCTGACCTGACCGTAGTGTACGGGGTCAATCACCATCTGCTGGATGGCTCACAGCGAATTGTCTCAAATGCCTCCTGCACTACCAATTGTCTGGCGCCGGTTGCCAAGGTGCTTCATAAAGGACTGGGCATTGAGTGTGGCCAGATGACCACTATCCACGCCTATACAAATGACCAGCATCTGCTTGATAACGCCCACAGTGACTTCTACCGTGCCAGGGCGGCAGCTCTGTCAATGATCCCGACCAAAACCGGTGCCGCAGCGGCAGTTGGCCTTGTTCTACCTGAGCTCGCGGGAAAACTCGACGGTATGGCAGTGCGGGTGCCTACACCCAACGTATCTATCGTGGATTTTCACTTTACCGCCAGACGGGAAACCAGCCGCGAAGAGGTTAATCAAATGTTGCGCGATGCCTCGGAAGGTGATTTAAAAGGCGTGCTAAGCTTTAACGAACAGCCCTTGGTGTCTGTGGATTACAACCACAACCCCGCCTCCAGTATCGTCGATGCACCGCAAACAAGGGTGCAGGGTCGGCAAGTGAAGGTAATGAGCTGGTACGACAATGAATGGGGATTTTCAAACCGGTTGCTGGATGTGGCAGCAGCTATGAATAATAGGGCAGATGGATAA
- a CDS encoding FAD-dependent oxidoreductase, translating into MEQKSDEDFDITIIGGGIQGAGIAQAAAAAGYRTLLVEKTDWAAGTSSKSSKLIHGGLRYLEHGQWSLVRESIRERELLIKLAPELVQRNDFFIPLYKNSRLSSTQLRCGLWVYQLLSGFKSSSRFEQLKPEDKPFFSQLNSDGLHSIFRYSDAQTDDQALTRAVVQSASDLGVTLTCPAEMLHAEANSSGYNLQIRHKGKTLSLHCQVLINACGPWVNHLLRSISPMPRRIEIELVQGTHIFFEEQLSPYCFYLEAPQDGRAVFVMPWKNGTLVGTTETLYLGHPDHCHPLDSEVDYLQTVLNHYFPNWIKTPNDAFCGLRVLPKALGSDQRIFSRSREVIVKAEGHYIGVYGGKLTGYRATAEKIIKQVREIIGRRQEVARTDKLTLKSSDLPPQSSLHTSAHSDR; encoded by the coding sequence ATGGAACAAAAGTCTGACGAAGACTTTGATATCACCATTATCGGCGGCGGAATTCAGGGCGCCGGTATTGCCCAGGCTGCGGCGGCAGCCGGTTATCGCACACTATTGGTGGAAAAAACTGATTGGGCCGCCGGCACATCCAGTAAATCTTCAAAATTGATTCACGGCGGCCTGCGCTATCTTGAACATGGCCAGTGGTCATTAGTAAGGGAAAGCATCAGGGAACGGGAGCTATTGATAAAGCTGGCCCCCGAATTGGTGCAACGAAACGACTTTTTTATTCCGCTTTACAAGAACAGTAGACTTTCGAGCACACAACTTCGCTGTGGATTATGGGTCTATCAGCTTCTCAGCGGCTTTAAATCGAGCAGTCGTTTTGAACAATTGAAGCCGGAGGATAAACCTTTTTTTTCGCAGTTAAATAGCGACGGGTTGCACTCAATTTTTCGCTACAGTGATGCGCAAACCGACGATCAGGCATTGACCCGTGCCGTAGTTCAATCAGCATCGGATCTGGGGGTAACACTGACTTGCCCCGCCGAGATGCTCCACGCAGAAGCCAATTCAAGTGGTTACAATCTGCAAATCAGGCATAAGGGTAAAACACTGTCCCTGCATTGCCAGGTATTGATTAATGCCTGTGGCCCGTGGGTAAACCACCTGCTGCGCTCCATATCCCCAATGCCTAGACGCATTGAAATTGAATTGGTTCAGGGAACCCACATCTTCTTTGAAGAACAATTGAGCCCCTATTGTTTCTATCTTGAAGCACCGCAAGATGGCCGAGCTGTTTTTGTAATGCCCTGGAAAAATGGCACTTTGGTCGGTACAACTGAAACGCTTTACCTTGGACACCCCGATCACTGTCATCCACTGGACTCCGAGGTCGACTACCTGCAAACAGTGCTGAATCACTACTTTCCGAATTGGATTAAGACCCCAAACGATGCATTTTGCGGACTACGAGTATTACCCAAAGCCCTTGGCAGCGATCAGCGAATCTTCAGTCGAAGCCGGGAAGTGATAGTGAAAGCAGAAGGTCACTATATAGGGGTTTATGGCGGAAAGTTAACCGGTTACCGAGCCACAGCCGAGAAGATAATCAAACAGGTCCGTGAAATTATTGGCCGCCGTCAGGAAGTTGCACGTACCGATAAATTAACACTCAAATCTAGCGATTTACCCCCTCAATCATCGCTTCACACCAGCGCTCATAGCGACCGCTGA